A genomic stretch from Vicia villosa cultivar HV-30 ecotype Madison, WI unplaced genomic scaffold, Vvil1.0 ctg.003014F_1_1, whole genome shotgun sequence includes:
- the LOC131640244 gene encoding protein IQ-DOMAIN 2-like has protein sequence MGKKGNWFSTVKKALSPDSKKSSKSKKKWFGKQKLQTSDPSLEDTAPPLPPPEDVKLTDIENQNNHRVPEITTAVVTEEPGPSVPAPVVRTQASVVARFAGKPKDEVAAIKIQTAFRGYLARRALRALRGLVRLKTLMEGPIVKRQAMSTLRSMQTLARVQAQIRTRRVRMLEENQALQRQLLQKHARELETMRIGEEWDDSLQSKEQIEAKLMSKYEATMRRERAMAYAFTHQQNGKNSSRPMNPMFVDPTNPTWGWSWLERWMAARPWESRGLMDKELNDHSSVKSSSRGITGGEISKSFARFQLNSEIHSPAASQHPGSPSFQSNSTTPKPASASVARKLKKASPKGSWVMEEDSKSMASVQSDRFRRHSIAGSSVRDDESLASSPSVPSYMIPTQSAKARSRTQSQSPLAKENGKQEKGSFGTAKKRLSFPASPARPRRHSGPPKVETAINAEVTVDNGMAG, from the exons ATGGGGAAAAAGGGAAATTGGTTTTCTACTGTGAAGAAAGCTCTCAGCCCTGACTCAAag aaatCGAGTAAATCAAAGAAGAAATGGTTTGGGAAGCAAAAACTGCAGACTTCGGACCCGTCCTTAGAAGATACAGCACCGCCTCTTCCTCCACCGGAAGATGTTAAATTAACTGATATTGAAAACCAAAACAATCATCGTGTTCCTGAAATTACAACTGCTGTGGTTACTGAGGAACCTGGTCCTTCTGTTCCGGCACCAGTTGTTAGGACTCAAGCTTCTGTAGTTGCTCGTTTTGCTGGTAAACCAAAGGATGAAGTGGCGGCAATCAAGATTCAAACAGCTTTTCGTGGATACTTG GCACGAAGAGCGTTGCGGGCTTTAAGAGGGTTGGTCAGATTGAAAACATTGATGGAAGGGCCAATTGTAAAACGCCAAGCCATGAGTACACTCCGCTCAATGCAGACGTTAGCTCGTGTGCAAGCTCAGATTCGTACCAGGAGGGTCAGAATGTTAGAGGAGAATCAGGCTTTGCAGAGACAGCTCTTACAGAAGCATGCAAGAGAGCTCGAGACCATGCGG ATTGGAGAGGAATGGGATGATAGCCTACAATCAAAAGAACAAATTGAAGCCAAGTTAATGAGCAAGTACGAGGCTACTATGAGAAGGGAAAGAGCAATGGCTTATGCATTCACTCATCAG CAAAACGGGAAGAACTCATCTCGACCTATGAATCCAATGTTTGTGGATCCAACCAATCCTACGTGGGGCTGGAGCTGGCTTGAACGATGGATGGCTGCTCGACCTTGGGAGAGCCGTGGCCTTATGGATAAAGAACTGAATGACCATTCATCTGTTAAAAGTTCGAGCCGTGGCATTACAGGTGGAGAAATCAGCAAATCATTTGCCCGTTTCCAGCTGAATTCCGAAATACATTCTCCAGCAGCCAGCCAACACCCAGGCTCGCCTAGCTTTCAATCAAATTCAACAACTCCTAAGCCAGCTTCTGCATCAGTTGCAAGGAAACTGAAGAAGGCAAGTCCAAAGGGAAGCTGGGTTATGGAAGAAGACTCCAAAAGCATGGCCAGTGTACAGTCAGATCGATTTCGTAGACACTCAATTGCTGGGTCGTCAGTTAGGGATGACGAGAGTCTTGCTAGCTCTCCATCAGTTCCAAGTTATATGATACCAACTCAATCTGCGAAAGCTAGGTCTAGGACACAAAGTCAGAGTCCATTAGCTAAAGAAAACGGCAAACAAGAGAAAGGGTCCTTCGGGACTGCAAAGAAGCGTCTTTCTTTCCCGGCTTCGCCCGCCAGGCCAAGGCGCCATTCAGGTCCGCCGAAGGTAGAAACCGCCATAAATGCAGAGGTCACTGTGGACAATGGTATGGCCGGTTGA
- the LOC131640246 gene encoding uncharacterized protein LOC131640246, translated as MAEPRGTTTWWTDELASLMEHPLPEQPPSTASFGVRKPEQEVVTESEESLKEHAVGFLMAWCEILMEFGRGCRDIILQQNFLNEDSYVVKKLSGPCSKVSKRLRFLNDFLPEDRDPVQAWSIVFTVFLLAFAAISIDSNHETLPKAVMVRMHPPIASRILLPDGRYLAYHDQGVSAGRARFSLVGSHSFLSSRLAGIPGVKASLLEEYGVRFVTYDLPGFGESDPHPNRNFNSSAMDMLHLVDAVNITDKFWVLCHSSGCIHAWASLRYIPERIAGAAMLAPMVNPYESHMTKDEMKRTWEKWIPRKKYMYSLAYRFPKLLSFFYRKSFLPEKHERIDKQFSLSLGKKDEILVDEPAFQEFWQRDLEESVRQGNMKPFIEEAVLQVSKWDFDIEELRVHKKCRTGSLLLWLKSMYGQTECELAGYLGRIHIWQGLDDRVVPPSMMEYIERVLPEAVTHKLPNEGHFSYYFFCDECHKKIFSTLFGTPQGPIERQEETAFETNMEDALQVSDSDF; from the exons ATGGCGGAACCGAGAGGAACAACCACATGGTGGACCGACGAGTTAGCGAGTTTGATGGAGCATCCGTTACCGGAACAACCCCCTTCAACGGCGTCGTTTGGGGTGAGAAAACCGGAACAAGAAGTAGTAACTGAATCTGAAGAGAGTTTGAAGGAGCACGCGGTTGGGTTTTTGATGGCTTGGTGTGAGATACTTATGGAGTTTGGTAGAGGCTGTAGAGACATTATTCTGCAACAGAATTTCTTGAACGAGGATTCGTATGTTGTGAAGAAGCTGAGTGGACCTTGTTCTAAGGTTTCTAAGAGATTGAggtttttgaatgattttttgCCCGAAGATCGTGATCCTGTTCAGGCTTGGTCTATTGTCTTTACCGTTTTTCTTCTTGCTTTCGCAG CTATAAGTATAGATTCTAATCATGAAACCTTACCCAAAGCGGTGATGGTGCGAATGCATCCTCCTATTGCTAGCCGCATATTGCTTCCGGATGGTAGGTACCTTGCTTATCACGATCAAGGTGTTTCAGCTGGGAGAGCTAGGTTTTCCCTTGTTGGTTCACATTCTTTTCTTTCATCTCGGCTGGCAG GTATTCCTGGGGTTAAAGCATCGTTGCTTGAAGAGTATGGCGTTCGCTTCGTCACTTATGATCTTCCTGGTTTTGGGGAGAGTGATCCGCATCCCAACCGAAATTTCAATTCATCAGCTATGGATATGTTGCATCTAGTCGATGCTGTCAATATAACTGATAAGTTCTGGGTGTTGTGTCATTCAAGTGGATGCATTCATGCTTGGGCTTCGCTGAGATATATTCCCGAGAGAATTGCAG GTGCTGCAATGTTAGCCCCTATGGTTAATCCATATGAGTCACACATGACTAAAGATGAGATGAAAAGAACTTGGGAAAAGTGGATTCCAAggaaaaaatatatgtattccTTGGCTTATAGATTTCCAAAGCTTCTCTCTTTTTTCTACCGGAAAAGTTTCTTGCCGGAAAAGCATGAGCGGATTGACAAGCAATTTTCCCTTTCACTAGGGAAGAAG GATGAAATTCTCGTTGACGAACCTGCATTCCAAGAGTTTTGGCAGAGGGATCTAGAGGAGTCAGTTCGCCAGGGAAACATGAAACCATTTATAGAGGAAGCTGTTCTGCAGGTATCTAAATGGGATTTCGACATTGAAGAACTTCGTGTGCATAAGAAGTGTCGAACAGGAAGCTTGCTTCTTTGGTTGAAGTCCATGTACGGTCAGACAGAATGTGAACTTGCAGGATATCTCGGCCGTATACACATATGGCAG GGATTGGACGATAGGGTGGTCCCGCCATCAATGATGGAATACATAGAAAGGGTGTTACCAGAAGCTGTAACTCACAAGCTTCCTAATGAGGGTCACTTCTCCTATTACTTTTTCTGTGATGAATGCCATAAGAAGATATTCTCCACTCTTTTTGGAACTCCTCAAGGTCCGATTGAACGACAAGAGGAAACTGCATTTGAGACAAACATGGAAGATGCTTTACAAGTATCTGATTCTGATTTCTGA